From Paenibacillus physcomitrellae, the proteins below share one genomic window:
- a CDS encoding M24 family metallopeptidase — MNEKWSRLDQHMSQAGIDTLLITDPKHVYYLTGFASNPHERFLGAVYKRGEQPFLVVPALDEAAARAASDVEQIVTHTDTDNPYALLKQALKGSTGVIGLEKNNLSVTRYEALQAELAFTEARNIGDWLQSMRVIKSAEEVHKLQHAVNLIEEVLKQGVSRVQIGMTENEMVAEIEYLMRKAGAEGPSFDTMVLSGEKTALPHGVPGTRQIQPGDLLMFDMGVYAAGYASDITRTFAVGGLSDELTRMYNTVLAANEAAIAAIKPGISFGSIDKAARDVISEAGYGPYFLHRLGHGLGIDVHEYPSVHGENQDLLQAGNVFTVEPGVYLPGKGGVRIEDDVLVTEQGVSVLTSYPKELTIIG, encoded by the coding sequence ATGAATGAAAAATGGTCCCGTTTGGATCAGCACATGTCCCAAGCGGGCATAGATACGCTGCTGATCACTGATCCCAAACATGTTTATTATTTAACCGGCTTCGCCAGCAATCCGCATGAACGGTTTCTGGGCGCCGTCTACAAGCGGGGCGAGCAGCCTTTTCTGGTCGTTCCAGCGCTTGACGAAGCGGCGGCCCGGGCGGCCAGCGATGTGGAGCAGATCGTCACCCATACAGATACGGATAACCCGTATGCCCTGCTCAAACAAGCGCTGAAAGGCAGTACCGGCGTGATTGGCCTGGAGAAAAACAACCTTTCTGTGACGCGGTACGAAGCTCTGCAGGCAGAACTGGCGTTCACGGAAGCCCGCAATATTGGGGACTGGCTCCAAAGCATGCGTGTGATCAAATCAGCCGAAGAAGTACATAAACTTCAGCATGCTGTCAATCTGATTGAAGAGGTGCTCAAGCAGGGGGTATCCCGCGTCCAGATCGGTATGACGGAGAATGAGATGGTTGCCGAAATCGAATACCTGATGCGTAAGGCAGGCGCCGAAGGCCCTTCCTTTGATACAATGGTGCTGTCCGGTGAGAAAACCGCCTTGCCGCACGGTGTACCAGGAACGCGCCAGATTCAGCCAGGCGACCTGCTGATGTTTGACATGGGCGTCTACGCTGCCGGTTATGCTTCTGACATTACCCGGACCTTTGCCGTAGGCGGATTGTCCGACGAGCTGACCCGCATGTACAATACCGTGCTGGCCGCCAATGAGGCTGCTATTGCAGCGATTAAACCGGGAATCAGCTTCGGCAGCATTGACAAAGCCGCACGGGATGTTATCTCCGAAGCCGGCTATGGCCCTTATTTCCTGCACCGGCTCGGTCATGGACTCGGCATCGATGTACACGAATATCCGTCCGTTCACGGGGAGAATCAGGACCTGCTTCAAGCAGGGAACGTGTTCACGGTAGAGCCTGGCGTTTATTTGCCTGGAAAAGGCGGCGTTCGGATTGAGGATGATGTGCTTGTAACCGAACAAGGTGTCAGCGTGTTAACCTCTTATCCAAAAGAACTGACCATTATCGGTTAA